Proteins encoded within one genomic window of Bacillus thuringiensis:
- the hblA gene encoding hemolytic enterotoxin HBL binding subunit HblA encodes MMKKIPNKLLAVSAFLTITTTYAVIPIETFAIEIEQTNTENMSLSANEEQMKKALQDAGLFAKAMNEYSYLLIHNPDVSFEGITINGNADLPSQIVQDQKNARAHAVTWNTQVKKHLLDTLTGIIEYDTKFENHYETLVEAINTGNGDTLKKGITDLQGGIQQNQKSAKALIEELIQLKNAIGEDVRTFGTHKETLQSILKNQGADVEADQKRLEDLLGQVKYQKDIESKGLDMVKIPFIPTLIAGGIMIGDARGKLGWLEPELAKLRQTVDYKITLNRVVGVAFHNISDMHSMLDSAITALTYMSTQWEDLDSQYLGVLGHIDKADQKADQNKYKFLTPSLNAAKNSWKTLKTDVVTLQEGIKIAEKKEQDFLNQLRPANVFYFYKKIHNAYTFEIKTGTNAPNASYKVMNLTKNTVHNMWSGGANTNMWADWLSFNPNDEFVVVAVVDGKEYVVYKDKVQNIMN; translated from the coding sequence ATAATGAAAAAAATCCCTAATAAACTACTCGCTGTATCAGCATTTTTAACTATAACAACTACTTATGCAGTCATACCGATAGAAACTTTTGCAATTGAAATTGAACAAACGAACACTGAAAATATGTCTCTTTCAGCAAATGAAGAGCAGATGAAAAAAGCTTTGCAAGATGCTGGTTTATTTGCAAAAGCTATGAATGAATATTCTTATTTGCTAATTCATAATCCAGATGTGAGTTTTGAAGGAATAACTATTAATGGAAATGCAGATTTACCTAGTCAAATTGTACAAGATCAAAAGAATGCAAGAGCACATGCTGTTACATGGAATACACAAGTAAAAAAACATCTTTTAGATACATTGACAGGCATTATAGAATACGATACAAAATTTGAAAATCATTATGAAACATTAGTAGAGGCGATCAATACTGGAAATGGAGATACTTTAAAAAAAGGGATTACAGATTTACAAGGAGGAATTCAACAAAATCAAAAGTCTGCAAAAGCATTAATAGAAGAATTAATTCAATTAAAAAATGCTATTGGAGAAGATGTTAGAACATTTGGAACTCATAAAGAGACATTACAATCGATTTTAAAAAACCAAGGTGCTGATGTGGAGGCTGACCAAAAGCGTCTAGAGGACCTTTTAGGACAAGTAAAATATCAAAAAGACATAGAATCTAAGGGATTAGACATGGTGAAAATCCCCTTTATTCCAACCTTGATTGCTGGTGGCATAATGATAGGTGATGCAAGAGGTAAGTTAGGTTGGCTAGAACCTGAATTAGCAAAATTGCGTCAGACTGTAGATTATAAAATAACATTGAATCGTGTAGTTGGAGTTGCATTTCATAATATTAGTGATATGCATAGTATGCTTGATAGTGCTATCACTGCTCTTACTTATATGTCTACACAATGGGAGGATTTAGATTCTCAATATTTGGGTGTACTGGGACATATTGATAAAGCTGATCAAAAAGCTGATCAAAATAAATATAAATTCTTAACCCCTAGCTTGAATGCAGCGAAAAACAGTTGGAAAACATTAAAAACAGATGTTGTCACTTTGCAAGAAGGGATAAAAATTGCAGAGAAAAAAGAACAGGATTTTTTGAATCAGCTTCGTCCAGCAAACGTTTTCTACTTTTATAAAAAGATTCATAACGCATACACTTTTGAAATAAAGACTGGAACAAATGCGCCAAATGCGTCTTATAAAGTTATGAATTTAACTAAAAACACTGTTCATAATATGTGGAGTGGAGGGGCTAATACTAACATGTGGGCTGATTGGCTTTCATTCAATCCAAATGATGAATTTGTGGTAGTAGCAGTAGTGGATGGTAAAGAATATGTTGTGTATAAAGACAAAGTACAAAATATAATGAACTGA
- the hblB gene encoding hemolytic enterotoxin HBL binding subunit HblB, translated as MIKKIPYKLLAVSTLLTITTANVVSPVTTFASEIEQTNNGDTALSANEARMKETLQKAGLFAKSMNAYSYMLIKNPDVNFEGITINGYVDLPGRIVQDQKNARAHAVTWDTKVKKQLLDTLNGIVEYDTTFDNYYETMIEAINTGDGETLKEGITDLRGEIQQNQKYAQQLIEELTKLRDSIGHDVRAFGSNKELLQSILKNQGADVDADQKRLEEVLGSVNYYKQLESDGFNVMKGAILGLPIIGGIIVGVARDNLGKLEPLLAELRQTVDYKVTLNRVVGVAYSNINEMHKALDDAINALTYMSTQWHDLDSQYSGVLGHIENAAQKADQNKFKFLKPNLNAAKDSWKTLRTDAVTLKEGIKELKVETVTPQK; from the coding sequence ATGATAAAAAAAATCCCTTACAAATTACTCGCTGTATCGACGCTATTAACTATTACAACTGCTAATGTAGTTTCACCAGTAACAACTTTTGCAAGTGAAATTGAACAAACGAACAATGGAGATACGGCTCTTTCTGCAAATGAAGCGAGAATGAAAGAGACCTTGCAAAAGGCTGGATTATTTGCAAAATCTATGAATGCCTATTCTTATATGTTAATTAAGAATCCTGATGTGAATTTTGAGGGAATTACCATTAATGGATATGTAGATTTACCTGGTAGAATCGTACAAGATCAAAAGAATGCAAGGGCACATGCTGTTACTTGGGATACGAAAGTAAAAAAACAGCTTTTAGATACATTGAATGGTATTGTTGAATACGATACAACATTTGACAATTATTATGAAACAATGATAGAGGCGATTAATACAGGAGATGGAGAAACTTTAAAAGAAGGGATTACAGATTTGCGAGGTGAAATTCAACAAAATCAAAAGTATGCACAACAATTAATAGAAGAATTAACTAAATTAAGAGACTCTATTGGACATGATGTTAGAGCATTTGGAAGTAATAAAGAGCTCTTGCAGTCAATTTTAAAAAATCAAGGTGCAGATGTTGATGCCGATCAAAAGCGTCTAGAAGAAGTATTAGGATCAGTAAACTATTATAAACAATTAGAATCTGATGGGTTTAATGTAATGAAGGGTGCTATTTTGGGTCTACCAATAATTGGCGGTATTATAGTGGGAGTAGCAAGAGATAATTTAGGTAAGTTAGAGCCTTTATTAGCAGAATTACGTCAGACCGTGGATTATAAAGTAACCTTAAATCGTGTAGTTGGAGTTGCTTACAGTAATATTAATGAAATGCACAAGGCGCTTGATGATGCTATTAACGCTCTTACTTATATGTCCACGCAGTGGCATGATTTAGATTCTCAATATTCGGGCGTTCTAGGGCATATTGAGAATGCAGCTCAAAAAGCCGATCAAAATAAATTTAAATTCTTAAAACCTAATTTAAATGCAGCGAAAGACAGTTGGAAAACATTACGAACAGATGCTGTTACATTAAAAGAAGGAATAAAGGAATTAAAAGTGGAAACTGTTACTCCACAAAAATAG
- the hblD gene encoding hemolytic enterotoxin HBL lytic component L1 — translation MKKFPFKVLTLATLATVITATTGNTIHAFAQETTAQEQKVGNYALGPEGLKKALAETGSHILVMDLYAKTMIKQPNVNLSNIDLGSEGGELLKNIHLNQELSRINANYWLDTAKPQIQKTARNIVNYDEQFQNYYDTLVETVQKKDKASLKEGISDLITTINTNSKEVTDVIKMLQDFKGKLYQNSTDFKNNVGGPDGKGGLTAILAGQQATIPQLQAEIEQLRSTQKKHFDDVLAWSIGGGLGAAILVIAAIGGAVVIVVTGGTATPAVVGGLSALGAAGIGLGTAAGVTASKHMDSYNEISNKIGELSMKADRANQAVLSLTNAKETLAYLYQTVDQAILSLTNIQKQWNTMGANYTDLLDNIDSMQDHKFSLIPDDLKAAKESWNDIHKDAEFISKDIAFKQE, via the coding sequence ATGAAAAAATTTCCATTCAAAGTACTAACTTTAGCTACATTAGCAACTGTTATAACTGCTACTACCGGTAACACTATTCATGCATTTGCACAAGAAACGACCGCTCAAGAACAAAAAGTAGGCAATTATGCATTAGGCCCCGAAGGACTGAAGAAAGCATTGGCTGAAACAGGGTCTCATATTCTAGTAATGGATTTATACGCAAAAACAATGATTAAGCAACCAAATGTAAATTTATCTAATATCGATTTAGGCTCAGAGGGGGGAGAGTTGCTCAAAAATATTCACCTTAATCAAGAGCTGTCACGAATCAATGCGAATTACTGGTTAGATACAGCGAAGCCACAGATTCAAAAAACTGCTCGTAATATTGTAAATTACGATGAACAATTTCAAAATTATTACGACACATTAGTAGAAACTGTACAAAAGAAAGATAAGGCGAGTCTAAAAGAGGGTATAAGTGATTTAATTACTACAATCAATACAAATTCAAAAGAAGTTACAGATGTGATTAAGATGCTACAAGACTTCAAGGGGAAACTATATCAAAATTCTACAGATTTTAAAAATAATGTTGGTGGTCCAGATGGGAAAGGTGGATTAACTGCAATATTAGCAGGTCAACAGGCAACGATTCCACAACTTCAAGCTGAAATTGAGCAACTTCGTTCTACTCAGAAAAAACATTTTGATGATGTATTAGCATGGTCAATTGGTGGTGGATTGGGAGCAGCTATTTTAGTTATTGCAGCTATTGGAGGAGCGGTAGTTATTGTTGTAACTGGCGGTACAGCAACACCGGCTGTTGTTGGCGGACTCTCGGCTCTTGGCGCAGCTGGTATTGGTTTAGGAACAGCGGCTGGTGTCACAGCATCTAAGCATATGGACTCCTATAATGAAATTTCTAACAAAATCGGAGAATTAAGTATGAAAGCAGATCGTGCTAATCAAGCAGTTCTTTCGCTTACTAACGCGAAAGAAACATTGGCATATTTATATCAGACTGTAGATCAAGCGATATTGTCTCTAACAAATATTCAAAAGCAATGGAATACAATGGGCGCAAATTATACAGATTTACTGGATAATATCGATTCTATGCAAGACCACAAATTCTCTTTAATACCAGATGATTTAAAAGCCGCTAAGGAAAGTTGGAATGATATTCATAAAGATGCAGAATTCATTTCAAAAGATATTGCTTTTAAACAGGAGTAG
- the hblC gene encoding hemolytic enterotoxin HBL lytic component L2, producing MKTKIITGLLVTSIVTGGNIPINTLATPIVQAETQQEGMDISSSLRKLGAQSKLIQTYIDQSLMSPNVQLEEVTALNTNQFLIKQDMKEWSSELYPQLILLNSKSKGFVTKFNSYYPTLKSFVDNKEDREGFSDRLEVLQEMAMTNQENTQRQINELTDLKLQLDKKLKDFDTDVATAQSILSTDGTGKIDQLKNEILNTKKAIQNDLQQIALIPGALNEQGFAIFKEVYSLSKEIIEPAAQAGVAAYNKGKEINNSILEAEKKAVQEATEQGKTALEIESAKKAAREAIEKSKQGEIAAAAAAKTQEYDLMKVIDTEKIKKTFGVFAEVNKLTAEQRAYLDDLEKQNQKIYDLTTKLSIADLQKSMLLLTQNDLHTFANQVDVELDLLKRYKEDLNLIKNSITKLSTNVDTTNEQSQKDTLRQLKNVISYLEEQVYKF from the coding sequence ATGAAAACTAAAATAATTACAGGATTATTAGTCACATCCATTGTAACTGGAGGAAATATTCCTATCAATACTCTTGCAACACCAATCGTCCAAGCAGAAACTCAACAGGAAGGCATGGATATTTCTTCTTCATTACGAAAATTAGGTGCGCAATCTAAATTAATCCAAACGTATATTGATCAATCTTTAATGAGTCCTAATGTACAGTTAGAGGAAGTCACAGCTTTAAATACAAATCAATTCCTAATCAAACAAGATATGAAGGAATGGTCATCGGAACTCTATCCACAGTTAATTCTATTAAATTCAAAAAGTAAAGGATTTGTAACAAAATTTAATAGCTATTACCCGACATTAAAATCGTTTGTAGACAATAAAGAAGATAGAGAAGGGTTTTCGGATAGACTTGAAGTACTTCAAGAAATGGCTATGACGAATCAAGAAAATACGCAACGGCAAATCAATGAATTAACAGATCTTAAATTACAGCTTGATAAAAAATTAAAAGATTTTGATACTGATGTGGCAACTGCGCAAAGCATACTAAGTACAGATGGAACAGGAAAAATAGATCAGTTAAAAAATGAAATATTAAATACCAAAAAAGCAATTCAAAATGATTTACAGCAAATTGCATTAATACCAGGGGCTTTAAATGAACAGGGATTTGCTATATTCAAAGAAGTTTATAGTCTTTCAAAAGAAATTATTGAACCAGCTGCTCAAGCAGGGGTGGCAGCGTATAACAAAGGAAAAGAAATTAACAACTCTATTCTAGAAGCTGAGAAAAAAGCAGTGCAAGAAGCAACAGAGCAAGGTAAAACTGCTCTAGAGATTGAATCAGCAAAAAAAGCAGCTCGTGAAGCAATTGAGAAAAGCAAACAAGGTGAAATAGCAGCCGCAGCCGCAGCAAAAACACAAGAGTATGACCTGATGAAGGTCATTGATACTGAAAAGATCAAGAAAACATTTGGCGTTTTTGCTGAAGTAAATAAATTAACAGCAGAACAGCGAGCATATTTAGATGATTTAGAGAAACAAAATCAAAAAATATATGATTTAACAACGAAACTATCAATAGCTGATTTACAAAAATCAATGCTTCTTCTTACACAAAATGATTTGCATACGTTTGCAAATCAAGTAGATGTAGAACTTGATCTACTAAAGCGCTATAAAGAAGATTTAAATCTAATAAAAAATAGCATTACAAAATTATCTACTAATGTTGATACAACTAACGAGCAGTCTCAAAAAGATACATTAAGACAATTAAAAAATGTAATAAGTTACCTTGAAGAGCAAGTATATAAATTTTGA